One window from the genome of Sphaerotilus microaerophilus encodes:
- a CDS encoding response regulator, with the protein MPFPSLRSPRGGSLPDPAAGSAAPGAAVGPPDQASTESPAAAAAVTPTGARPAPLTVALDLAQRLHARGSLAGALSEAAADLGPFLGATRTVVLRVFDWQADGVLVQPWADPQGGDADCIDLDALVLARAQELPLGQALAGLVTSYGPTYIDQPSRPWRPREVMQVLVLPVRLGLRAVAALEFHDPAAPDDVARQLLELVGLQLTQAAQREEALRTQWVHAEQYGRLAMLASRTARGAVITDVEGVIEWAHPAFAETTGHSTAEVRGRPLWEVLVRDVDDVRPALLLRERFRSGEAFRIEFMARRGAVCLAPAEAYWVEVDADLVADETSGRLQYVCLCRDITERRQQQHGLDEGREILAALTDNLPISLVALDARDLQVISLNRHAELEFGAADEAVAGRALTQALGPGLAELISPQVRQALGRRMPVEHEFVWESADGRRVVAARHVAVGGGGAAGPGGGAGAGAGVGAGAGAPRIVISQLRDVTQMRRAEQTLRESEQRYRELVESIDEGVFVIDPADGCYHYLSPRVHDMLGIDEFADELPPGPQLPHVLAEDQALLAAQGLRERRGEPSDVMLRIRHPLHGLRWLRRRTRTRPLPDGRLRVYGLLGDVTQEREQALQLQAARDTAEAASQAKGRFLATMSHEIRTPMNGILGMTELLLGTVLNDRQRRFAQAVYRSGENLLEILNDVLDFAKIEAGRLELQPGRFGLRSVVEDTLELLAPRAHAKQLELSYRHGEDVPVQVDADALRLRQVLTNLIGNAIKFTDHGEVAVTLEVAGAEEYGDEGAAPPAGAQLLACTVRDTGMGIAAQELPRLFSAFTQVHDGMARRHGGTGLGLAISQQLVQLMGGAFTVRSTPGEGSSFRFTFLVHAAPPDDGPTAARPPGLLAWRGRRALVVDDHPGGRQAVAALLSEVGMQVDLADGGQAALARLGDIAPGEPAYDLAVLDWHMPQLDGPGLGRVLREHPRLAALPWLLMTSTDADDAPPEAADGGCRGLLHKPVRQAELHAALELLRPGAPPPGPLQPRIDARVLVVEDNAVNQEVMAQMLRRCGATVQVSRCAVDGLQALAQETFDLVLMDIQMPDMDGIEALGRLRSGAGVPAPRCTAAQVPVIAVTANALPGDEARLIGLGFDGYLSKPYRLDQLLDVLRRVLPVRGAAPGASAPQDSMDPPVPPVSRAENGDGIPLLDPAALERLRQLDPDGQNHLVERVMAAFDASVERFVPQFVQARAGLDVAALRHVVHTLKSSCASTGALTLAELCAQCDRNLREGRPLDQLGGLLDQVQAELLRVQGGLRQMRATARSLAPA; encoded by the coding sequence ATGCCATTTCCTTCCCTGCGATCACCGCGTGGTGGCAGCCTGCCTGACCCCGCTGCCGGGTCGGCCGCGCCTGGCGCAGCGGTTGGCCCGCCCGACCAAGCGTCGACGGAGAGCCCTGCGGCCGCCGCGGCGGTGACGCCGACGGGCGCGCGCCCGGCACCGCTGACGGTGGCGCTGGACCTGGCGCAGCGGCTGCACGCGCGTGGCAGCCTGGCTGGGGCGCTGAGCGAGGCCGCCGCGGACCTGGGGCCCTTTCTGGGTGCGACACGCACCGTGGTGCTGCGGGTGTTCGACTGGCAGGCCGACGGCGTGCTGGTGCAGCCCTGGGCCGACCCGCAGGGGGGGGACGCCGACTGCATCGACCTCGATGCGCTGGTCCTGGCGCGCGCGCAGGAACTGCCGCTTGGTCAGGCGCTGGCCGGGCTGGTGACCAGCTACGGGCCGACCTACATCGACCAGCCGAGCCGCCCCTGGCGCCCGCGCGAGGTGATGCAGGTGCTGGTGCTGCCCGTGCGGCTGGGGCTGCGCGCCGTGGCCGCGCTGGAGTTCCACGACCCGGCGGCGCCGGACGACGTGGCGCGCCAACTGCTGGAGCTGGTGGGCTTGCAGCTCACCCAGGCGGCCCAGCGCGAGGAGGCGCTGCGCACCCAGTGGGTGCATGCCGAGCAGTACGGCCGCCTGGCGATGCTGGCCTCCCGGACCGCCCGCGGCGCGGTGATCACCGACGTGGAGGGCGTCATCGAGTGGGCCCACCCGGCCTTCGCCGAGACCACCGGCCACAGCACGGCGGAGGTGCGGGGGCGACCGCTGTGGGAGGTCCTGGTGCGTGACGTCGACGACGTGCGCCCGGCTCTGCTGCTGCGCGAGCGTTTTCGCAGCGGCGAGGCCTTCCGCATCGAGTTCATGGCGCGGCGCGGCGCCGTCTGCCTGGCACCGGCTGAGGCCTACTGGGTGGAGGTGGACGCCGACCTGGTGGCCGACGAGACGAGCGGGCGGCTGCAGTACGTCTGCCTGTGCCGCGACATCACCGAGCGCCGGCAGCAGCAGCACGGGCTCGATGAGGGCCGTGAGATCCTGGCCGCGCTGACCGACAACCTGCCGATCAGTCTGGTCGCGCTGGATGCGCGCGACCTGCAGGTGATCTCCCTGAACCGCCACGCCGAGCTGGAGTTCGGCGCCGCCGACGAGGCGGTGGCCGGCCGGGCATTGACGCAGGCGCTCGGGCCTGGCCTGGCCGAGCTGATCTCGCCCCAGGTGCGCCAGGCGCTGGGCCGGCGCATGCCGGTGGAGCATGAGTTCGTCTGGGAGTCGGCCGACGGCCGACGCGTGGTGGCCGCGCGCCACGTGGCCGTGGGCGGGGGTGGAGCCGCCGGGCCAGGTGGTGGAGCAGGTGCCGGTGCAGGCGTCGGTGCAGGCGCCGGTGCGCCGCGCATCGTCATCAGCCAGCTGCGCGATGTCACGCAGATGCGTCGCGCCGAGCAGACGCTGCGGGAGTCCGAGCAGCGCTACCGTGAGCTGGTCGAGTCGATCGACGAAGGGGTGTTCGTGATCGACCCCGCGGACGGCTGTTACCACTACCTGAGCCCGCGGGTGCACGACATGCTCGGCATCGACGAGTTTGCCGATGAACTGCCGCCCGGGCCGCAGCTGCCGCACGTGCTGGCTGAGGACCAGGCGCTGCTGGCGGCGCAGGGGCTGCGCGAGCGGCGCGGCGAGCCCTCCGATGTCATGCTGCGCATCCGCCATCCGCTGCACGGGCTGCGCTGGCTGCGTCGGCGGACCCGCACCCGGCCGCTGCCAGACGGGCGCCTGCGCGTCTATGGCCTGCTGGGCGACGTGACCCAGGAGCGCGAGCAGGCGCTGCAATTGCAGGCCGCACGCGACACCGCCGAGGCTGCCAGCCAGGCCAAGGGCCGCTTCCTGGCCACGATGAGCCACGAGATCCGCACGCCCATGAACGGCATCCTCGGGATGACCGAGCTGCTGCTGGGCACGGTGCTCAATGACCGGCAGCGCCGGTTCGCCCAGGCGGTGTACCGCTCCGGCGAGAACCTGCTGGAGATCCTCAATGATGTGCTGGACTTCGCCAAGATCGAGGCCGGCCGGCTGGAGTTGCAGCCGGGTCGATTCGGCCTGCGCAGCGTCGTCGAGGACACGCTGGAGCTGCTCGCCCCGCGTGCCCATGCCAAGCAGCTGGAGCTGAGCTACCGGCACGGCGAGGACGTGCCGGTGCAGGTCGATGCCGATGCACTGCGGCTGCGCCAGGTGCTGACCAACCTGATCGGCAACGCCATCAAGTTCACCGATCACGGCGAGGTGGCGGTGACGCTGGAGGTGGCCGGGGCGGAGGAGTACGGGGACGAGGGCGCCGCGCCGCCCGCGGGTGCCCAGCTGCTGGCCTGCACCGTGCGCGACACCGGCATGGGCATCGCCGCGCAGGAACTGCCGCGCCTGTTCAGCGCCTTCACGCAGGTCCACGACGGCATGGCGCGGCGCCATGGCGGCACCGGCCTGGGCCTGGCGATCTCGCAGCAACTGGTGCAGCTGATGGGGGGCGCTTTCACGGTGCGCAGCACCCCGGGCGAGGGTTCTTCCTTTCGCTTCACCTTCCTGGTCCACGCCGCGCCACCCGACGATGGCCCCACGGCGGCCCGGCCACCGGGCCTGCTGGCCTGGCGCGGGCGGCGGGCACTGGTGGTCGACGATCACCCGGGCGGACGCCAGGCCGTGGCGGCCCTGCTGAGCGAGGTGGGCATGCAGGTCGACCTGGCAGACGGCGGGCAGGCCGCACTGGCCCGCCTCGGCGACATCGCGCCGGGCGAGCCCGCCTATGACCTGGCGGTGTTGGACTGGCACATGCCGCAGCTGGACGGCCCCGGCCTCGGGCGGGTCCTGCGTGAGCACCCCCGCCTGGCGGCGCTGCCCTGGCTGCTCATGACCTCCACCGATGCGGACGATGCGCCGCCGGAGGCGGCCGACGGTGGCTGCCGCGGCCTGCTGCACAAGCCGGTCCGGCAGGCCGAGCTGCATGCGGCCCTGGAGCTGCTGCGCCCGGGTGCGCCGCCACCGGGGCCGCTGCAGCCACGCATCGATGCACGCGTGCTGGTGGTCGAGGACAACGCCGTCAACCAGGAGGTCATGGCGCAGATGCTGCGGCGTTGTGGCGCGACGGTGCAGGTCAGCCGCTGTGCCGTCGACGGGTTGCAGGCGCTGGCACAGGAGACCTTCGACCTCGTGCTGATGGACATCCAGATGCCGGACATGGACGGCATCGAGGCGCTCGGCCGCTTGCGCAGCGGTGCCGGCGTGCCGGCGCCCCGTTGCACCGCAGCGCAGGTGCCGGTGATCGCCGTCACCGCCAATGCCCTGCCGGGCGACGAGGCCCGGTTGATCGGGCTGGGCTTCGATGGCTACCTGTCCAAGCCCTACCGGCTTGATCAGCTGCTCGATGTGCTGCGCCGCGTGTTGCCCGTTCGCGGTGCTGCGCCGGGGGCAAGCGCGCCGCAGGATTCAATGGATCCACCGGTGCCGCCGGTATCGCGGGCAGAAAACGGTGACGGAATTCCGCTCCTGGATCCGGCCGCACTGGAGCGCCTGCGGCAGCTCGACCCGGACGGGCAGAATCACCTCGTGGAACGGGTGATGGCTGCTTTTGATGCATCGGTAGAGCGATTCGTGCCCCAGTTCGTGCAGGCACGGGCCGGGCTGGACGTCGCTGCGCTGCGGCATGTCGTCCACACCCTCAAGTCCTCGTGTGCCAGCACGGGCGCATTGACGCTGGCGGAGCTGTGTGCCCAGTGCGATCGCAACCTGCGGGAGGGCAGGCCCCTCGATCAGCTAGGCGGGTTGCTCGACCAAGTCCAGGCTGAGCTGCTGCGCGTGCAGGGCGGCCTGCGCCAGATGCGCGCGACTGCCCGGTCGCTGGCTCCGGCATGA
- a CDS encoding sensor histidine kinase — protein MSAGTDLQPPALLPAAQRAPALAAGERSALTLAAGAVAALAALLLLAWALPQALPEPRLNPGGAALLVLFAAAVLVGGVALALRTALHHTPWRPLAAGPGAPQAQAVHSAQPIATTTQRFASPLGWQIDLLRRLPGVALLLQPAPGDWVVIAVHRAAEAAPGPGADPAWADLPPGLLQERLQSLTQLLAAHPRWPQAAIRSCLPSAGGTPASGDAARGPSPTARCLPLADGACVAWLPPDGAATPLLDERESIAYSVSHDLRAPIRVIEGFTRIVREDYGQVLDRIGNDHLDRVLGATTRMNSMIDALLALSRLSSQPLARQAVPLSQMASQIAQELQQQAPQRRVEFTIQPGLTAQGDPTLLHNLLENLLGNAWKYSARREVAHIALRCTPRQLPEEEGSNAPPRTVYEVSDDGAGFDMRFAERLFSPFQRLHSASEFTGHGVGLASVRRIVQRHGGQIWAEAEVDRGARFYFTLP, from the coding sequence ATGTCCGCCGGTACCGATCTCCAGCCCCCTGCCCTCCTGCCGGCGGCTCAGCGTGCGCCAGCCCTGGCGGCGGGCGAGCGGTCCGCGCTGACGCTGGCAGCCGGTGCAGTGGCGGCCCTGGCGGCCCTGCTGCTGCTGGCCTGGGCCCTGCCCCAGGCCCTGCCCGAGCCCCGGCTCAATCCGGGTGGCGCGGCCCTGCTGGTGCTGTTCGCTGCGGCCGTGCTGGTCGGCGGCGTGGCACTGGCGCTGCGAACAGCGCTGCACCACACGCCGTGGCGGCCCCTGGCGGCCGGCCCTGGCGCACCGCAGGCCCAAGCCGTCCACTCCGCCCAACCGATCGCCACGACGACCCAGCGATTTGCCAGCCCACTGGGCTGGCAGATCGACCTGCTGCGGCGCCTGCCCGGCGTGGCACTGCTGCTGCAACCCGCCCCCGGTGACTGGGTGGTGATCGCCGTGCACCGCGCTGCCGAGGCCGCACCCGGCCCAGGCGCCGACCCGGCCTGGGCCGACCTGCCTCCGGGGCTGTTGCAGGAGCGACTGCAGTCACTCACCCAGTTGCTGGCGGCCCATCCGCGCTGGCCGCAGGCGGCGATCCGGTCCTGCCTGCCCTCCGCAGGCGGCACGCCCGCCTCGGGTGACGCTGCGCGGGGCCCCAGCCCCACTGCGCGCTGCCTGCCCCTGGCCGATGGTGCCTGCGTGGCCTGGCTGCCACCGGACGGCGCGGCCACGCCGCTGCTCGACGAGCGCGAATCGATCGCCTACAGCGTGTCGCATGACCTGCGCGCGCCGATCCGGGTGATCGAGGGCTTCACCCGCATCGTGCGCGAGGACTACGGCCAGGTGCTCGACCGCATCGGCAACGACCACCTCGACCGTGTGCTCGGTGCCACCACGCGCATGAACAGCATGATCGACGCGCTGCTGGCGCTGTCGCGCCTGTCGTCCCAGCCGCTGGCCCGCCAGGCCGTGCCGCTGTCGCAGATGGCCAGCCAGATCGCCCAGGAACTGCAGCAGCAGGCGCCGCAACGGCGGGTGGAGTTCACCATCCAGCCCGGGCTGACCGCACAGGGAGACCCCACCCTGCTGCACAACCTGCTGGAGAACCTGCTCGGCAACGCCTGGAAGTACAGCGCCCGGCGCGAGGTGGCCCACATCGCGCTGCGCTGCACGCCGCGCCAGCTGCCGGAGGAAGAAGGCAGCAACGCCCCGCCGCGGACGGTCTACGAGGTGAGTGACGACGGCGCCGGCTTCGACATGCGCTTTGCCGAGCGTCTGTTCAGCCCCTTCCAGCGCCTGCACAGCGCCAGCGAGTTCACCGGCCACGGCGTGGGCCTCGCCTCGGTGCGCCGCATCGTGCAGCGCCATGGTGGCCAGATCTGGGCCGAGGCGGAGGTCGACCGCGGCGCGCGCTTCTACTTCACGCTGCCCTGA
- a CDS encoding ANTAR domain-containing response regulator → MSSDFPSPQIPAPGPAPRRRLLVVDDDRLVLATVVHGLTHAGFEVIDADNGDDAILLARQHRPELALLDIRMDGLSGFDVAAYLRDHLHIPFMFLSAFNDEATLAQIRALGALAYLVKPLDVAQIVPAVEQAYAEAQARARSAPAPSTARPEAIAPSTVPPIPAAAGQPTGEAVSADPLRQPVALAVGILMHRLSLPRQAALERLQRLARQEGRPIEDSAAAMVAALEQLSMPGQL, encoded by the coding sequence ATGAGCAGTGACTTCCCTTCCCCGCAGATCCCCGCGCCTGGGCCAGCGCCGCGCCGGCGGCTGCTGGTCGTCGACGACGACCGGCTGGTGCTGGCCACGGTCGTGCACGGCCTGACGCACGCCGGCTTCGAGGTGATCGACGCGGACAACGGCGACGACGCCATCCTGCTGGCGCGCCAGCACCGCCCCGAGCTGGCGCTGCTGGACATCCGCATGGACGGGCTGAGCGGCTTCGATGTGGCCGCCTACCTGCGCGACCACCTGCACATCCCGTTCATGTTCCTGTCGGCCTTCAATGACGAGGCCACGCTGGCGCAGATCCGGGCGCTCGGGGCGCTGGCCTACCTGGTCAAGCCACTGGACGTGGCGCAGATCGTGCCGGCGGTCGAGCAGGCCTATGCCGAGGCGCAGGCGCGTGCCCGCAGTGCTCCAGCGCCGTCGACGGCTCGCCCGGAGGCGATCGCGCCATCGACCGTTCCCCCGATCCCGGCCGCCGCGGGCCAGCCCACCGGCGAGGCGGTGTCGGCCGACCCGCTGCGCCAGCCGGTGGCGCTTGCCGTGGGCATCCTCATGCATCGGCTGTCCTTGCCGCGCCAGGCCGCGCTGGAGCGCCTGCAGCGCCTGGCCCGCCAGGAAGGCCGGCCGATCGAGGACAGTGCGGCCGCGATGGTGGCGGCGCTGGAGCAGTTGTCGATGCCCGGGCAGCTCTGA
- a CDS encoding PAS domain-containing sensor histidine kinase, whose amino-acid sequence MASPALTDALPRTLFDSLVEPLLAFDASGRLQYANTAALRSLPCEPGMVLADLGRVFDPALVDWLHSCLASGEALAAPALLAAAGGALPVFSRLDARHWVLCLPLDAAALRRRVSSSLPVLEIGDATLRELHGMLWVSPFPVALQDESFRLIDVNQAYADLCGCTRAQLVGTDPIELLPEQDRAEALRERERLQRDPHDPRVPALVEQRLLDQHGQLRWVRSARYLTLTQDQRRLLMVVMQETTVEHVAREQAERFSRELDQWFDLSPLGMALFDDGGLVLRANQAFEELVGGALVELREASQAVRAVLQWGDGRMAVALEPGGAWVASEGPLPRPDGSARWVRALLRCYEARGGQRRTMCMLEDRTAEEERDMARLQLGTLVDTAGVGLATLRGPESADRGSLGAPSAGGVLQASVRRELVVPASLPEFERLQRALKAGERCEARYAIHHPELGLRWLVTRIEPGRLASGRPTTSVVTRDITDQHQAQERAEQLLAELSTILESSPAGIASMRGYTLMHCNRRFERMLRLGAGAGVGSDIRALLATHTSGIVASNRLDDTLDQGVLYEAELEVPGDAGQAQWYALTIRRTGPGGGPGSDTPQAIAVLSEITRLKTQQVQLEALAREREQMAQVLGQQADRTRAVLDSVLVGIVTVNDAGVISWLNRSARRMFGGDLGDFLGQPIDAVATRDEYHPFRHSLELFDELRDGEAVKFECRVQGRDGRTFWVVGNAVATVGVSGARELTYALMDIEQRRQAEARIAEARASLQRIIEAAPMAITLFDATTLEVRQINRVAAKVCGVEAEVAVGRLPEQLYPAPIAQRMRDDLRAALGVPDAVTQREYVLPREDGGAQTWEARFLPLARVGERVDQVLLVASDVTAQRAAQRAELAAAIAQREMLVQEVHHRIKNNLQGVAGLLQQVGQRRPEVQPVITEVVGQVQAIAQVYGLQVGQVGPLAVRSVVEAIAQSVQRTFGRPIELTVEPGAEGAAVDWTLPEAESIPIALTLNELLTNAIKHSRSDIAVSCRLVGEAEGVRVEIGNEGQLPPDFRIENRPATVSGLGLVRALLPRRHASLGISQRGARVVAVVSLAAPVVARARPAVAVATAAAALAG is encoded by the coding sequence ATGGCCTCACCCGCTCTCACCGACGCGCTGCCGCGCACGCTGTTCGACAGCCTGGTCGAACCCCTGCTGGCGTTTGATGCCTCCGGCCGGCTGCAGTACGCCAACACGGCCGCGCTGCGCAGCCTTCCCTGCGAGCCTGGCATGGTGCTGGCCGATCTCGGGCGGGTGTTCGATCCCGCGTTGGTGGACTGGCTGCACAGTTGCCTGGCAAGCGGCGAGGCATTGGCCGCACCGGCCCTGCTGGCCGCGGCAGGAGGCGCCCTGCCGGTGTTCAGCCGCCTCGATGCGCGACATTGGGTGCTCTGCCTGCCGCTGGATGCGGCCGCGCTGCGGCGGCGCGTCAGCAGCAGCCTGCCGGTGCTGGAGATCGGCGATGCCACGTTGCGCGAACTGCACGGCATGCTCTGGGTGTCGCCCTTTCCGGTGGCATTGCAGGACGAGTCCTTTCGCCTCATCGACGTCAACCAGGCCTACGCCGACCTGTGCGGCTGCACGCGTGCGCAACTCGTCGGCACCGACCCCATCGAGCTGCTGCCCGAGCAGGACCGTGCCGAGGCGCTGCGTGAGCGCGAGCGCCTGCAGCGTGACCCGCACGATCCGCGCGTGCCGGCGCTGGTTGAGCAGCGTCTGCTCGACCAGCACGGCCAGCTGCGCTGGGTGCGCTCGGCGCGCTACCTCACCCTGACGCAGGACCAGCGCCGCCTGCTGATGGTGGTGATGCAGGAGACCACCGTCGAGCACGTGGCGCGCGAGCAGGCCGAGCGTTTCTCGCGCGAGCTGGACCAGTGGTTCGACCTCTCGCCGCTGGGCATGGCGCTGTTCGATGACGGTGGGCTGGTGCTGCGCGCCAACCAGGCCTTCGAGGAACTGGTCGGCGGCGCGCTGGTGGAGCTGCGCGAGGCCAGCCAGGCGGTGCGCGCCGTGCTGCAATGGGGAGATGGCCGCATGGCGGTGGCGCTGGAGCCGGGTGGCGCCTGGGTGGCGTCCGAGGGCCCGCTGCCCCGGCCCGACGGCAGTGCGCGCTGGGTGCGGGCGCTGCTGCGCTGCTACGAGGCGCGTGGCGGACAGCGCCGCACCATGTGCATGCTGGAGGACCGCACCGCCGAGGAGGAGCGCGACATGGCGCGCCTGCAGCTGGGCACGCTGGTGGACACCGCCGGGGTCGGCCTGGCCACCCTGCGCGGGCCCGAGTCCGCCGACCGCGGCAGCCTGGGTGCTCCGTCGGCGGGTGGCGTGCTGCAGGCCTCGGTGCGGCGCGAGCTGGTGGTGCCGGCCTCGCTGCCCGAGTTCGAGCGGCTGCAGCGTGCACTCAAGGCGGGTGAGCGCTGCGAGGCGCGCTACGCCATCCACCACCCCGAGCTGGGGCTGCGCTGGCTGGTCACTCGCATCGAGCCGGGCCGCCTCGCCTCCGGGCGGCCAACCACCTCGGTGGTCACGCGTGACATCACCGACCAGCACCAGGCGCAGGAGCGTGCCGAGCAGTTGCTGGCCGAGCTGTCCACCATCCTGGAGAGCTCGCCGGCGGGCATCGCTTCGATGCGCGGCTACACGCTGATGCACTGCAATCGCCGCTTCGAGCGCATGCTGCGCCTGGGGGCCGGCGCCGGGGTGGGCTCGGACATCCGTGCCCTGCTGGCCACGCACACCAGCGGCATCGTCGCCTCCAACCGGCTTGACGACACGCTCGACCAGGGTGTGCTCTACGAGGCGGAGCTGGAGGTGCCGGGTGACGCCGGACAGGCGCAGTGGTACGCGCTGACGATCCGCCGCACCGGCCCCGGGGGCGGACCTGGCAGTGACACGCCCCAGGCCATCGCGGTGCTCTCGGAGATCACCCGCCTGAAGACCCAGCAGGTGCAGCTGGAAGCCCTGGCGCGCGAGCGCGAGCAGATGGCGCAGGTGCTGGGCCAGCAGGCCGACCGCACGCGGGCGGTGCTGGACTCGGTGCTGGTGGGCATCGTCACCGTCAACGACGCGGGCGTGATTTCCTGGCTGAACCGCTCGGCGCGGCGCATGTTCGGCGGCGACCTGGGCGACTTCCTCGGCCAGCCGATCGACGCGGTGGCCACGCGCGACGAGTACCACCCCTTCCGCCACAGCCTGGAGCTGTTCGACGAGCTGCGCGACGGCGAGGCGGTCAAGTTCGAGTGCCGCGTGCAGGGACGTGACGGACGCACCTTCTGGGTGGTGGGCAATGCGGTGGCGACGGTGGGCGTGAGCGGTGCTCGCGAGCTGACCTACGCGCTCATGGACATCGAGCAGCGCCGCCAAGCCGAGGCGCGCATCGCCGAGGCGCGGGCCTCGCTGCAGCGCATCATCGAAGCCGCGCCGATGGCCATCACGCTCTTCGATGCGACCACGCTGGAGGTGCGGCAGATCAACCGGGTCGCGGCCAAGGTCTGTGGCGTCGAGGCCGAGGTGGCCGTGGGTCGCCTGCCCGAGCAGCTCTACCCCGCACCGATCGCCCAGCGCATGCGCGACGACCTGCGCGCTGCGCTGGGGGTGCCCGACGCGGTGACCCAGCGCGAGTACGTCCTGCCGCGTGAGGACGGTGGCGCGCAGACCTGGGAGGCTCGGTTCCTGCCGCTGGCTCGCGTGGGCGAGCGGGTAGACCAGGTGCTGCTGGTGGCCTCCGACGTGACGGCGCAGCGGGCCGCACAGCGCGCCGAGCTGGCCGCCGCCATCGCCCAGCGCGAGATGCTGGTGCAGGAGGTGCACCACCGCATCAAGAACAACCTGCAGGGCGTGGCCGGGCTGCTGCAGCAGGTGGGGCAGCGCCGCCCCGAGGTGCAGCCCGTGATCACCGAGGTGGTCGGCCAGGTGCAGGCGATCGCCCAGGTGTACGGCCTGCAGGTCGGCCAGGTCGGGCCGCTGGCGGTGCGCAGCGTGGTCGAGGCGATCGCCCAGTCCGTGCAGCGCACCTTCGGTCGGCCGATCGAGCTGACCGTCGAGCCCGGCGCGGAGGGCGCCGCGGTGGACTGGACCCTGCCGGAGGCCGAGTCCATCCCGATCGCGCTGACGCTCAACGAGTTGCTCACCAACGCCATCAAGCACAGCCGCTCGGACATCGCGGTGAGCTGCCGGCTGGTTGGTGAAGCCGAAGGGGTGCGCGTGGAGATCGGCAACGAGGGCCAGCTGCCACCGGACTTCCGCATCGAGAACCGGCCGGCCACCGTCTCCGGCCTGGGACTGGTGCGCGCGCTGCTGCCGCGCCGCCATGCCTCGTTGGGCATCAGCCAGCGCGGTGCCCGGGTGGTGGCCGTGGTGTCGCTGGCGGCGCCGGTGGTGGCGCGGGCCCGCCCGGCCGTGGCGGTCGCAACCGCCGCGGCGGCACTGGCCGGATGA
- a CDS encoding EAL and HDOD domain-containing protein, with protein MDAPILGQVALSYAPVIDRKRQTLATRLSVFPIVPGQWLPVAELLSSLGRVWPADGPKVALSIRSESVLAELLTVQPSPNLLIEVPKFMACDPVHRESIMTLASNGNGLLLSGRPDHPLPKDMLGCFKYSIIDISDERRNDGVVPAGVRRSIGFWQDGVTDLAQMEASFDRGATAVIGWPLAEVPRADLAPAPAPTLRGLRAPARRPAAESGRPELSAIIELINQVEDEVPLGDLEGTLKRDPSLAYKLMRYINSPLFGLSVEITSFSHAVMLLGYQRLKRWLALLLVTAGNDPDQRPLMYAAVRRGLMMEALALELGDEDSKGEMFICGVFSLLDRMMKKPFEELLHTIPVPDAVEHALLGSGGPYLHALQLARATEGGFGHDIREHAEATLLEMRGVNRALLHALSGATQLM; from the coding sequence ATGGACGCCCCCATCCTTGGCCAGGTGGCCCTCAGCTACGCACCGGTGATCGACCGCAAGCGCCAGACGCTGGCGACGCGGTTGTCGGTCTTTCCCATCGTGCCGGGCCAGTGGCTGCCGGTGGCCGAACTGCTCAGTTCGCTCGGCCGCGTGTGGCCGGCGGACGGTCCGAAGGTCGCGCTGTCGATCCGCAGCGAGAGCGTGCTGGCCGAGCTGTTGACGGTGCAGCCGAGCCCCAACCTGCTGATCGAGGTACCGAAGTTCATGGCCTGCGACCCGGTGCACCGGGAGTCGATCATGACGCTGGCCTCCAACGGCAATGGCCTGCTGCTGTCGGGGCGACCCGACCACCCGCTGCCCAAGGACATGCTGGGCTGCTTCAAGTACTCGATCATCGATATCTCCGACGAGCGCCGCAACGATGGCGTGGTGCCTGCCGGCGTGCGCCGCTCCATCGGCTTCTGGCAGGACGGCGTGACCGACCTGGCGCAGATGGAGGCCTCCTTCGACCGGGGTGCCACCGCCGTGATCGGCTGGCCCCTGGCCGAGGTGCCCCGGGCGGATCTGGCGCCGGCGCCTGCTCCGACGTTGCGCGGGCTGCGCGCGCCGGCACGGCGCCCTGCGGCGGAGAGTGGGCGCCCAGAGCTCAGCGCCATCATCGAACTGATCAACCAGGTGGAAGACGAAGTACCCCTGGGCGACCTGGAAGGCACGCTCAAGCGCGACCCGAGCCTTGCCTACAAGTTGATGCGCTACATCAACTCGCCGCTGTTCGGCCTGAGCGTGGAGATCACCTCCTTCAGCCATGCGGTGATGCTGCTGGGCTACCAGCGCCTCAAGCGCTGGCTGGCGCTGCTGCTCGTGACCGCCGGCAACGACCCCGACCAGCGCCCGCTGATGTATGCCGCGGTGCGCCGCGGCCTGATGATGGAGGCGTTGGCGCTGGAACTCGGCGACGAGGACAGCAAGGGCGAGATGTTCATCTGCGGCGTGTTCTCGCTGCTCGACCGCATGATGAAAAAGCCCTTCGAAGAGCTGCTGCACACCATCCCCGTGCCGGACGCCGTCGAGCACGCCCTGCTCGGATCGGGGGGGCCCTACCTGCATGCCCTCCAACTCGCCCGGGCCACCGAGGGCGGCTTTGGCCACGACATCCGCGAGCATGCCGAGGCCACCCTGCTGGAGATGAGGGGGGTCAACCGTGCGTTGCTGCACGCCCTCAGCGGTGCGACGCAGCTGATGTGA